Below is a window of Candidatus Eremiobacteraceae bacterium DNA.
AGGGTGACGCGTCTGCCGAGCGGTTCGAGCCGTTCATGAACGAGTCCGAGCCAACGGCGGTCGCCTCGCCCGCGGAAGAAACATAGGCGTCGCTCGACGCTGACCCACCATGAGAACGATCCGACGAAATGGCGGCTATAGCCGTCGACCGCGTCGACGTCTGCCGGCAGGGACGGCAGCAGCCGCGCCATCGCGGCGAGTTCGGTGCCGTGGACCTCATCGGCGTCGACGAAGAGCGTCCACGCGCCGCGCAGCTCGACCGGTGTCGCGTCGATGCAGGCGTTGCGAGCCGACGCGAAACCTTCGAACGACGTCCGGATGACGATCAGACGACCGTCTTTGCCAAGCCTCGAGGTTTGGAGGAAATCGTCGTTCGCCCCCGGGATGGAACCGCCGTTATCATTGATGACTGCGACCGCGCACGCATCGGCGATCGATTCGAGCACGGCGGCGAGATACGGCTCGCGCCTGCGCCCGATTATGAGATGCGCGACGATATCGTTGCGCGGCATGGTGCCCTTTTGAACGCGTCAGCACGGCACACCTAGGAGCCTGATGGGTCTGCACATCGGCGTCGACGCCTGGAATCTCGCCGACGATCGGCGAGGCATAGGCCGCTACGTCCGCATGATCCTCGGGCGCTGGGCGCGCTTCGACCGCCGGCGCGTGCGCGCGACGCTCGTCATACCCGAGCGCTTCACGTGGTTCGAGAAGCGCCGCTATTTGAAGACGCTCGATTTCGACCCGCCGGCCGTCAGACACCGAGAGTCGGTGGCGCGCTGCGGGTTCGACGCGCTGTGGTTCCCTTGGAACGGACTCAGCTGGACGGCGAGCGGCGTCAAGATCGCGACCGTCCACGACGGTTTCTTCTTCGCGTGGCCGCCGCCCGATCCCGCGATCGCGGCGCGCGAGCAGTCCCCGGTACGGACAGCCGCTCGCGAAGCCTCCCAGATAATCACCGACTCGCATTTCTCGAAAGCCGAGCTCATGCGTTATCTCGGCTTGCCGAGCGAGCGCATCGACGTCGTCCACCTCGGGGTCGACCCGGTGATGCTCGCGCAGCGGCACGAGCCCGCAGCTTTCGAAGGCGCGTCGCGTTACGTGCTGTTCGTCGGCGAGCTTGAAAGCCGCAAAGGCATCGACACGCTCCTCGAAGCGGCGGGTCGGCTACCGGAACCGCTGCGCTCGGACACCGTTATCGCGATCGCCGGCCACTTATCGGAGCGGCCGGATCTTCACGGTCATCCGATCCCGAAGCCGCCTCCCGGCGTTCGACTCGAGATCCTCGGCCATGTGAGCGACGCGAGGCTGCGATCGCTTTATGCGGGAGCGGCCGCGTTCGTCTTCCCGTCAAGGTATGAGGGCTTCGGACTACCGGTGCTCGAGGCCATGGCGTGCGGGGCGCCGGTGATCGCGTCGGACGCCGCGAGCATTCCCGAGGCCGGCGGCGAGGCGGCTCTGTACTTTCCAGTAGGTGATGCGCCCGCGCTCGCGGGCGCGATCGAGCGCATCCTCACCGACGATTCGCTCGCGACCCGACTGCGCGAGGCCGGCTTGAAGCGAGCCGAAGCTATGCCGTGGGATACGACCGCCGAGCAGACGCTCGAGATCTTCGAGCGCGTCGTCGCGGAGGCGAAATCAAAGAAGCGGTAGCGGTCGAGCTTTAGCTCGACCTGCGCGATTTTGCCTGAACGAGGGCGCAGATAGCGGAGCTAATTCCGAGCGGTCGGATCTCCATCGAGAGGTGGGACCTTGTGGCGAGGCGAAGTAGCGGCCATAGGGTGGTGACCCTGGCAAAACTAAATCGATTTGGCTCGGCCAATTCTGGCTGTCGGGACGCGAGGGATGCGTCTTGACTGTCCATCTTTTTGTGCTATAATCGTAACCTATGTCACTCTGGGACGACTGCGCGTGGAACCGGCGTCGGCTCGAGCTGAAAGGCTCGCCATAACACCGCCGGACACGACGACCGGCTTCGTCCCTTTTAGTTTCGACCCCGACATGCGCGCCGATCGCGCGCACGACAAATGAGGCGGTGGACCAGGCCGTAGTCCGCTGCCTATCGCGCCGCAAAGCGCTCCTCGAATCCACCCCTCGCCGCACAGAATCGCCGCATAGAAGATGAAGAGCGTGAAAGAAACCAAAGCCCGCACGACCCGCACGTCCAAAGAGCCGAAGGCACCGAAGGCCCCGCGCGCTTCGCGCGCCGCGAAGCCGAAGGTACCGGCGAAGAAGAAGCCGGTCGTCTCGCGTCCGGCTGCGCGCCCGCGTCAGATCCGGCCGATGGCGCGCCTCGCGCGTCTCACCGATCCGCGCGCCGCGCTCGAATCGCTCATCGAGACCAAGGGCGTCGTTCAAGCCGTCGAGGGTGCCGGCGCGGATCTCAAGCCGCCCGGTCTTCGCCGCGAGCGCTTCACGTTCGCGAAGATCCCGCACGTCCTCGACGTGCCGGATCTCATCGAGCTGCAGCGCGACTCGTTCAACTGGTTCATCACCGAGGGTCTGCGCGAGGCGTTCACCTCGATATCGCCTATCAAGGATTTCACCGGCAACCTCGTCCTCGAGTTCGGCGAGCACAGCCTCGGCGAGCCGAAGTACTCGGTCGAGGAATGCCGCGAGCGCGACATGACCTATTGCGCTCCGCTGCGCGTGCGCGTCCGCCTCATCACGTCCGAGTCCGGCGAGATCAAGGGTATCCCGGATCAAGAGATCTTCATGGGCGACTTCCCGCTCATGACCGAGAAGGGCACCTTCCTCATCAACGGTGCGGAGCGCGTGATCGTCAGCCAGCTCGTGCGCTCGCCTGGCGTCTACTTCCTACAGGACACCGATACGAACACGCGGCCCATCTACACCGCGACGGTCATCCCGAACCGCGGTGCTTGGATCGAATTCGAGAGCGACAACGGCAGCAAGAACGACACGACCGAGGGCACGATCGGCGTCCGGATCGACAAGACGCGTAAGATCATGGTGACGACCTTCGTCCGCGCGCTCGACAAGAAGTACGAGACGGACGAAGCGCTCATGGCCTTGTTCGCGGACCCGAAGACGGGCGAAGTGCCGCCGATCATCCTCAACTGTCTCGAGAAAGACAAAGATGTCAAGACGCGCGAAGACGCGCTGAAAGAGATCTACAAGAAGCTGCGCCCCGGCGAACCGGAAAATCCGGACAACGCCGAGACGTTGCTGCGCAATACGTTCTTCGACGAGAAGCGCTACGATCTCGCCAACGTCGGCCGCTACAAGCTCAATCGCAAGCTCGAGCGCCAGTTCGCGATCATGAACGTCGAGGCGCCGCGCATCGAGGACCTCAAAGACTCGCACGGCCGCGTCAAGGAAAAGGCCGTCCGCCACCTGACGAAAGACGACATCATCGCCGTCGTCCGTCAGCTGCTCGAGGTCGTCTCCGGCACGCAGAACATCGACGACATCGATCACCTCGGCAACCGGCGCATCCGGTCGGTCGGCGAACTCTTGCAGAACCAATTCCGCGTCGGCTTGCTCCGGCTCGAGCGCGTCGTGCGCGAGCGCATGACCGTCCAAGACATCGAGACGGTGACGCCGCAGGTGCTCATCAACATCCGGCCGGTGGTCGCGGCCATCAAGGAGTTCTTCGGGTCGAGCCAGCTCTCGCAGTTCATGGACCAGACGAACTCGCTCGCCGAGCTGACGCATAAGCGGCGTTTGTCGGCGCTCGGTCCTGGCGGTCTGTCGCGCGAGCGCGCGGGCTTCGAGGTCCGCGACGTCCACCACAGCCACTACGGCCGGATCTGCCCGATCGAGACGCCGGAAGGTCCGAACATCGGACTCATCGGTTCGCTCGCGACGTACGCGCGCGTCAACAAGTACGGTTTCATCGAGACGCCGTACCGGATCGTCCGTAAGGGCGTCGTCACCGGCGACATCATCTACCTGACGGCCGACGAAGAGGACCAGTTCCGTATCGCGCAGGCGAACTCGGAGCTCGATTCGCGCAACCGGCTCATCAACGAGCGCGTCGTCTGCCGCTATGCCGAAGAGTACATCGAGTCGAGCCCGGCCGACGTCCACCTCAT
It encodes the following:
- the rpoB gene encoding DNA-directed RNA polymerase subunit beta, which produces MKETKARTTRTSKEPKAPKAPRASRAAKPKVPAKKKPVVSRPAARPRQIRPMARLARLTDPRAALESLIETKGVVQAVEGAGADLKPPGLRRERFTFAKIPHVLDVPDLIELQRDSFNWFITEGLREAFTSISPIKDFTGNLVLEFGEHSLGEPKYSVEECRERDMTYCAPLRVRVRLITSESGEIKGIPDQEIFMGDFPLMTEKGTFLINGAERVIVSQLVRSPGVYFLQDTDTNTRPIYTATVIPNRGAWIEFESDNGSKNDTTEGTIGVRIDKTRKIMVTTFVRALDKKYETDEALMALFADPKTGEVPPIILNCLEKDKDVKTREDALKEIYKKLRPGEPENPDNAETLLRNTFFDEKRYDLANVGRYKLNRKLERQFAIMNVEAPRIEDLKDSHGRVKEKAVRHLTKDDIIAVVRQLLEVVSGTQNIDDIDHLGNRRIRSVGELLQNQFRVGLLRLERVVRERMTVQDIETVTPQVLINIRPVVAAIKEFFGSSQLSQFMDQTNSLAELTHKRRLSALGPGGLSRERAGFEVRDVHHSHYGRICPIETPEGPNIGLIGSLATYARVNKYGFIETPYRIVRKGVVTGDIIYLTADEEDQFRIAQANSELDSRNRLINERVVCRYAEEYIESSPADVHLMDVSPKQIVSVATALIPFLEHDDANRALMGANMQRQAVPLLKPDSPLVGTGVEYRTAKDSGGVVVAEESGEVVGVTADLIEIKNKAGIVRRYPLLKYMRSNAGTCINQTPIVSKGEHIRKGTIIADGPSSDGGELSLGQNVLVAFMPWEGFNYEDAILISEKLVKEDRFTSIHIEEYECEARDTKLGPEEITRDIPNVGEDALQDLDEQGIIRIGAEVRPEDILVGKVTPKGETELTAEERLLRAIFGEKSREVRDTSLKVPHGEKGKVIDVKVFKRENGDELSPGVNELVRVYVAQKRKILQGDKMAGRHGNKGVIAKVLPEEDMPYLPDGTPIEIVLNPLGVPSRMNVGQIMETHLGWAAKLLGTYIATPVFDGARASDIREWLERSNLPPSGKTILYDGRTGESFNRDVTVGYIYMLKLAHLVDDKIHARSTGPYSMITQQPLGGKAQFGGQRFGEMEVWALEAYGAAYTLQELLTVKSDDVVGRVKTYEAIVKGENVLEPGVPESFKVLIKELQALALDVKVLTENREEIEIRLTDEDMSEKASEIGLLMGDEDPKLVAPAPTTAASRPRRAGAEGDGEESEALPAATSTAVLEPEPDEDEDETDLGDALSLESLGDAGLGSIEDVEP
- a CDS encoding glycosyltransferase family 1 protein; protein product: MGLHIGVDAWNLADDRRGIGRYVRMILGRWARFDRRRVRATLVIPERFTWFEKRRYLKTLDFDPPAVRHRESVARCGFDALWFPWNGLSWTASGVKIATVHDGFFFAWPPPDPAIAAREQSPVRTAAREASQIITDSHFSKAELMRYLGLPSERIDVVHLGVDPVMLAQRHEPAAFEGASRYVLFVGELESRKGIDTLLEAAGRLPEPLRSDTVIAIAGHLSERPDLHGHPIPKPPPGVRLEILGHVSDARLRSLYAGAAAFVFPSRYEGFGLPVLEAMACGAPVIASDAASIPEAGGEAALYFPVGDAPALAGAIERILTDDSLATRLREAGLKRAEAMPWDTTAEQTLEIFERVVAEAKSKKR
- a CDS encoding glycosyltransferase → MPRNDIVAHLIIGRRREPYLAAVLESIADACAVAVINDNGGSIPGANDDFLQTSRLGKDGRLIVIRTSFEGFASARNACIDATPVELRGAWTLFVDADEVHGTELAAMARLLPSLPADVDAVDGYSRHFVGSFSWWVSVERRLCFFRGRGDRRWLGLVHERLEPLGRRVTLPFVWGHYGHVVTPRMEWEKSRLYSSLGQPGFAPTDDELAGVDAAQAWGRFRPDVMRFDGEHPPAVRPTVDALRIEWAPTLAAVDALFSQVSLLERLRRGVRRANYARLIAFRKLEAGARWGRIA